The proteins below come from a single Salvelinus alpinus chromosome 18, SLU_Salpinus.1, whole genome shotgun sequence genomic window:
- the LOC139544377 gene encoding major intrinsically disordered NOTCH2-binding receptor 1-like, protein MDISVLPNNNHPDKLFQLDVGMLPATHGMFQVGAALSGQRQWSNQVYQQRERRTVSDTRPSPSPEGSPVVFVDRYLEKHITPHTLNSKIKRNPLYTDIRTIDMGENQKSKPSWTIQEFDRHSIHSNLAGYLKEEEKGPRDLDFWLEDVYTPGYDSLLKKKEAEIKRNRLCKILTYVILSACVIIIIITVPIVVTRNVNKP, encoded by the exons ATGGACATATCGGTTCTGCCCAACAACAACCACCCGGATAAGTTATTTCAGCTGGACGTGGGGATGCTGCCGGCCACCCACGGAATGTTCCAGGTCGGGGCAGCTCTGTCGGGTCAGAGGCAGTGGAGTAACCAAGTCTATCAACAG AGGGAACGTAGGACTGTGAGTGACACTAGGCCTTCCCCGTCCCCCGAGGGCAGCCCTGTGGTGTTTGTGGACAGATACCTGGAGAAGCACATCACGCCGCACACCTTGAATTCCAAGATCAAGAGGAACCCTCTGTACACAGACATAAGGACTATAGACATGGGGGAGAACCAGAAGTCCAAACCCTCCTGGACCATCCAGGAGTTTGACAGACACTCAATCCACTCCAACCTGGCAGGCTATCTAAAG GAAGAAGAAAAAGGACCCCGGGATCTAGATTTTTGGTTGGAGGATGTCTACACACCTGGTTACGACTCCTTGTTGAAGAAGAAAGAAGCAGAGATTAAAAGGAACAGACTTTGCAAAATACTGACCTACGTCATTCTGTCAGCGTgcgtcatcattatcatcatcacagTGCCAATTGTAGTCACCAGAAATGTAAATAAACCGTGA